From the genome of Tachysurus fulvidraco isolate hzauxx_2018 chromosome 20, HZAU_PFXX_2.0, whole genome shotgun sequence, one region includes:
- the cplane1 gene encoding ciliogenesis and planar polarity effector 1 isoform X3 has translation MEVKLEVLLSSSIKRRKPWPRFCWLGKEKEGVFLLDDNRISEINLHSGQTKKKIPKLHQLLPRVLKMCSSQNAMWLAGILVSGEVFLWDRDKDSLKMVTSVPAVYELASVNKATSQRLSLLVSGDGRRVLVASFTGQIFLWECLVPQDLNSFRDNTVKGHWSQIVPSENSRLPSAKDKEACHHCVFVQSQAVGDVCLSAFLFTVGEQLIVTLLKIQWEETGKTSLKEYSAEWVTKSYPLSHLVPPCRPVKSRGALVPAFSPDGELLAIILNQKDPRATQVLYISMQNFVTVSSSLGGCGSKKLSIPPKYVRSYWVSCVSWTPEGLYLACILKRGSFLMLARLGGLVSLSTSGCDIEFGPAHFLPLHPLVTYRPSVSSQPPDDALSSSNMSLHDPMRQRYSVTCHPRLPCLIVSDGYMVTVLNMSRRPDSSSLMSFFLMDTSQALDRIRKIIRSELPHVKSRLESMTTLKFTASLLALKEKETPQSLPLLFRGGESSGGSKLITIEDDDDDSDEGHFAGSAMEEGGRLEFASMFDTLHAHSQAELEDSDQDSSALLEELTRAQRSLLTAWALGVSLGGTLDHRDRLLKYTISCAVRLARLLWIADPLIRPYKQDSVLEFLRSLLSFLPWDSTHRGGPSCLGVVLDLTQNFVNLFLPSSLQSLCSSQNFKAALFVLREASRIVDQTYNLPQKTLRHAKDDTCLSDIFSIPLLKDDVEAEAVTSQISVLNRPSVRLVAIWRKIYRQALQYQDKLRRVKSPASQKGEMECMSKVIFQIQESLQTAGDHLGQSPALYNITGEEHFISGEYNESIQFWRDQIWEERARAAGPRTVFLETRYCLALLFGQLFQYKLREAQAMCDTLAKLLLTVEDTVVTPVDKAQFELWLPQRVDREAACAVVQSLGRFMASYFTNQPLAIFPPHNVDILPPLHLPQATGRRTVALSQRQVAAAVRSQHLSGVWTVEYALELLLLGGLIPEATWLAQSLGDWKMAVSLGLAYTTYCRLHCDFSRLRWRELHLPAELQPGFIFQTQLESLLDCKVSYDRQDKAFKSLSDIVEFEDMELLYASAQEILKASVMAEVDVVSWPLARLLESAKKHASSFTALVPVAFYLPAPPLYCPQPAPNTQDSIGDVFLASEKESRYLVAAVLQRGLLLFRAAHCSRPTVQWYISGLRRCRKLFRKVSKGHVQSEEVLPDGLKKFTNCHAFFRLGSKDMDNVVIQTIVCFRELCGLCWMLHVRDQLTASCRKYQAARTKNEDSQATDNIVRELREEVLLWARRLMPFSRFLNAEETLQDLVLSLVAELPPFPMVAETLVTVFPDEEESVRVPLREKYTSLLQRLRSSIVQDSTEAKQTSSTQDAEERAMISLIQKQRRQRVREVRRLAKSKIALEHHIWEREEEEDRTGANTISDRFSGCTSLSNSTLTDSERPPVGSEADTADSISEPHSPELQYRPHHSPVLPKPQKTFKSKYEREREGTLQEHKSLILPSVGTWIFELEDEEYLCFLELFLSYVLEKDSLDMEAQSSLPLLSSFSSCLHDRELHSDAFDVLTALKRRQAGRKKGVRLPVFRAGRCFDMLPETPEPLPSIGPPSVFSETHTAQTSTGALPLPGKQPGLFGLRRQSGTPQGKNVLTSESSPIRNFPVIPQMEHWPFKTISCSEVDLQLELDSKLEAQFPQLARLLEWMLRWADRSVLLTHSSRKKTGCTVEPVVIRAKASAPAVLSALRLLEQRYTKALVRTDKNYTQIRVPEREVQSTVVPVLPVEFEWKRERESSVDTGYPSASAGTPITLPDLDPQHGHTSEVCEVEELQVEQSVDLAIKERNGRRVNKPLQMAELDSDRSAQEESLLRPNISVQIRTKSKPCRPIDQPLTLADLEYSKTSTDSCESHSKDIGTLDIEPTESRKEPSNSPVHDTPEPEPVQQRMQQLPSVSKPSAELGNVSCSQSVQNGEQIHPEPIRQLLQDELFRLVQLQQINFMSLMQVVGASFANLPLSNVNSHISQLSVPVTQASQLAQPQTQPIVAQCSGSPPHDTQNKRLENKIDTVSELQSRKPRAADQQGVEADLVLNTHEETSRLRLQDLQQLNISTEWSQNSQEERSHFIPPYQGLLTTRDNQAPLQAPQQNRPFVKAVPIIQGLKLFHLPPPQSSPGPVREAWAPNQHKPTMYRKSENCKKPTVQPPRWNQNQDSTQTQAYTLLGRGKERKAVRLPPAPNVAVADTGLPLLHLPSNIQMRSIQLPKVLLSAPIRLHTAGTVTTRNFPEPQLLHVEPEPSCTGLRYSRPPRPTPRLIPLEVLMAWRAERTQEVNTKLQLLKADTATKSKVTFTPSSKRLKRRDDKKKEAKVVYFRPDESLIPPSQKPEEDRSTPADGFVIPLGSFESTLTGQRLLAEAQATSAELHAFAAMHKRPPEIQDACTNTDPPSPHSTSDKAISAQLLQSPGSSSRPGHVDIPVAPTVPPDVFLNVCSSEQTEGTGHTVPKAHTSAHGQESISVIVPEDGSTLQGLPSSRTSVQSQSCSPPTFAHLHLLAASVTNTEIRTEEHTTDSPGFSVTFTPPALVLSVPEPSVDPVTVKVLSEFGIQQKAIPGGHLKQGAFSRSQVSARLSEMDAQLAALQSIADHMDREFANTRLLVNEIDALTPVVVVSEEEDSYSSMLRVSKEAKRRTTRGNMAEEEEVQDERLFLSSTPNRLVLPSQRGHLSLFPDSLSIQYPFHHDHVTPAVKLEQPLEDVSQELTESLMEDSGLLDENILNLTGLSDVADILGDLVKQGALSHSAVHRSPSVSKMRRSKTEEQQKRSMIEEERKELRTWMRRKQRERLVEYHRQRKEKRERERVPFTPPNPQSLSSRDLANKRKVKEERDKAVLQEHHSQRAQEAYELITDMLTTPLALPAPTNSTNKTQDSRPGSRTQLKGPLRKSPKSEKGRARSVSTFGKTVVLQKRGASAPPGMLSSKYGLHRPVSSLPGDRLSQVTRRGMLTDLRGRSRVKTTIQRSKSALNKSPMEQKTIKREASWLEDNEERDVVSPWDVPLEIRRILSLESRAKEQGLMENEDDRLDALSESTGSILSKMDWAAIERIAAEDEDI, from the exons ATGGAGGTAAAGCTCGAAGTGCTGTTGTCTTCCAGCATCAAGAGGAGAAAACCATGGCCGAGGTTTTGTTGGCTGGGAAAG GAGAAGGAAGGTGTCTTTCTTTTGGATGACAATCGGATCAGTGAAATCAATTTACATTCAGGACAGACCAAGAAGAAGATCCCAAAATTGCACCAGTTGCTTCCAAGAGTGTTGAAAATGTGCAGTTCTCAAAACG CTATGTGGCTGGCTGGCATATTAGTTTCTGGAGAGGTGTTTCTATGGGACAGAGACAAAGATTCCTTAAAGATGGTCACATCTGTGCCTGCAGTATATGAGCTGGCCTCTGTTAataaag CGACTTCCCAGAGGCTGTCTCTGTTAGTCTCAGGGGATGGAAGGAGGGTTCTCGTGGCTTCTTTCACAGGACAAATTTTCCTCTGGGAATGCCTGGTGCCTCAGGATCTAAATAGTTTTCGGGATAACACCGTCAAGGGACACTGGAGTCAGATAGTGCCCTCAGAAAATTCACGGCTTCCCTCTGCTAAAGATAAGGAAGCATGTCATCATTGCGTGTTTGTTCAGAGCCAG GCTGTAGGTGATGTGTGCCTGagtgcttttctcttcactgttGGAGAGCAGCTGATTGTCACCTTGTTGAAGATTCAATGGGAAGAGACCGGGAAAACCAG TTTAAAAGAATACAGCGCTGAATGGGTCACTAAGTCTTACCCTCTCAGCCACCTTGTTCCTCCATGTCGGCCTGTCAAGTCGAGAGGAGCACTAGTACCGGCATTCTCACCTGATGGAGAGCTGTTAGCAATAATCCTTAATCAGAAAGACCCAAGG GCTACACAGGTGTTATACATAAGCATGCAGAACTTTGTGACTGTATCCAGCTCACTGGGAGGATGTGGCAGTAAAAAGCTCTCTATCCCACCCAAATACGTGAG GTCTTACTGGGTGAGCTGTGTGAGTTGGACACCAGAAGGTCTCTATTTGGCATGCATACTGAAGAGAGGCTCTTTCCTGATGTTGGCCCGCTTAGGAGGGttggtctctctctccacaAGTGGGTGTGACATTGAGTTTGGCCCTGCACATTTCCTGCCTCTTCATCCGTTAGTCACATACAG ACCTTCAGTATCTTCACAACCACCAGACGATGCCTTGTCCAGCTCCAACATGTCTCTGCATGACCCAATGAGACAGCGATACTCTGTGACCTGCCACCCGAGGCTGCCTTGTCTTATTGTGTCTGACGGCTACATGGTGACTGTGCTGAATATGTCCAGACGGCCTGATTCTTCCTCACTGATGAGCTTCTTCCTGATGGATACGAGTCAGGCGCTGGATAGAATACGCAAGATCATCCGCTCAGAGCTG CCCCATGTGAAGTCCAGACTGGAGTCCATGACAACTCTGAAATTCACAGCTAGTCTGCTGGcactgaaagaaaaagagacacCTCAGTCGCTGCCTCTATTGTTCAGAGGGGGAGAAAGCTCAGGAGGCTCAAAGCTGATCACA attgaggatgatgatgatgactcaGATGAGGGGCATTTTGCCGGCTCTGCTATGGAGGAGGGGGGCAGGCTAGAATTCGCTTCAATGTTCGACACCCTTCACGCCCATTCTCAGGCCGAGTTGGAAGATTCAGACCAAGATTCCTCGGCTCTCTTGGAGGAGCTGACCAGGGCACAGCGGAGTTTGCTTACCGCCTGGGCTCTTGGTGTTTCGCTTGGTGGTACTTTGGATCACAGAGATCGCTTGCTGAAATACACCATCTCCTGCGCTGTTCGTTTGGCTCGCCTTCTCTGGATTGCTGATCCATTAATTCGTCCTTATAAACAGGACAGTGTATTGGAATTTCTTAGGTCTCTGCTCTCCTTTCTACCCTGGGATTCCACCCACAGAGGTGGCCCCAGCTGCTTAGGGGTTGTTTTGGATCTCACTCAAAATTTTGTTAATCTTTTTCTGCCTTCGTCGCTGCAATCTCTTTGCTCCTCTCAGAACTTTAAGGCAGCACTTTTTGTCCTCCGGGAAGCATCCAGGATTGTGGACCAGACATACAACCTACCTCAGAAAACATTGCGACATGCAAAGGATGATACTTGTCTCTCAGACATTTTCTCCATCCCACTGTTAAAGGATGATGTGGAGGCTGAAGCTGTGACCTCTCAGATATCTGTGCTAAACAGACCATCGGTTAG ATTGGTGGCAATATGGCGAAAAATCTACAGACAAGCCTTGCAGTACCAGGACAAGTTAAGAAGAGTTAAAAGTCCAGCGAGTCAAAAAGGGGAAATGGAGTGCATGTCAAAGGTCATTTTTCAAATCCAAGAATCACTACAGACAGCTGGAGACCATCTGGGGCAAAGCCCTGCCCTGTACAACATAACAG GAGAAGAGCACTTCATTTCTGGTGAGTATAATGAGAGCATCCAGTTTTGGCGAGACCAGATATGggaagagagagcaagag cAGCTGGGCCAAGAACAGTCTTCCTGGAGACACGCTATTGTCTGGCTCTTCTGTTTGGCCAGCTGTTTCAATATAAGCTTAGGGAGGCCCAGGCCATGTGTGACACCCTGGCCAAGCTGCTACTGACTGTAGAAGATACTGTAG TGACCCCTGTAGACAAGGCACAGTTTGAGTTGTGGCTCCCCCAGAGGGTGGATAGAGAGGCTGCCTGTGCTGTGGTCCAGTCTCTTGGCAGGTTCATGGCATCCTACTTTACCAACCAGCCACTGGCTATCTTTCCACCACATAATGTGGATATCCTGCCTCCTCTACATCTGCCACAGG CGACAGGACGACGCACAGTGGCTCTCTCTCAGCGGCAGGTGGCGGCCGCTGTGAGATCACAGCACCTCTCAGGCGTATGGACGGTGGAGTACGCTCTCGAGCTCCTCCTGCTAGGTGGGCTGATTCCCGAGGCTACATGGTTGGCTCAGAGTTTGGGTGACTGGAAGATGGCTGTCTCTCTTGGTCTGGCATATACCACCTACTGCAGACTGCACTGTGATTTCAGCAG GTTGAGATGGAGAGAATTACACCTTCCTGCAGAGCTACAGCCTGGCTTTATCTTTCAGACTCAACTTGAGTCATTACTGGACTGCAAAGTTTCATATGACAGACAAGACAAGGCCTTTAAAAGTCTttcag aTATTGTGGAGTTTGAGGACATGGAGCTGCTCTATGCGTCTGCACAAGAGATCCTGAAGGCTTCAGTCATGGCGGAGGTGGATGTTGTATCCTGGCCTCTTGCTAGGCTGTTGGAATCAGCCAAGAAACATGCCTCTTCATTCACTGCGTTGGTTCCTGTTGCATTCTACCTTCCTGCCCCTCCTTTGTATTGTCCACAACCTGCCCCTAACACACAG GACTCCATTGGTGATGTTTTTTTGGCATCGGAGAAGGAATCACGTTACCTTGTAGCTGCAGTGTTACAGCGAGGGCTGTTGCTGTTCAGAGCTGCTCACTGCTCCCGACCAACTGTGCAGTGGTACATCAGTGGCCTGCGTCGATGCCGTAAACTCTTTCGAAAG GTCAGTAAGGGACACGTGCAGTCTGAAGAGGTCCTTCCAGACGGGTTGAAGAAGTTTACTAATTGCCATGCATTTTTCCGTTtggggtccaaagacatggatAATGTTGTCATACAGACGATAG TGTGCTTTAGGGAATTATGTGGGCTGTGCTGGATGCTGCATGTTCGTGATCAGCTCACAGCCTCCTGTCGGAAATACCAAGCTGCAAGGACCAAGAATGAAGACTCTCAG GCTACAGATAATATTGTACGTGAATTGCGGGAGGAGGTCCTGCTTTGGGCTCGCCGCCTCATGCCTTTCTCTCGCTTCCTTAATGCTGAAGAGACATTACAGGACCTGGTGCTCAGCCTTGTGGCTGAACTGCCTCCTTTTCCAATG GTCGCGGAGACATTAGTCACTGTGTTTCCCGACGAGGAGGAATCTGTCCGGGTGCCTCTAAGAGAGAAATACACTTCACTGCTGCAGCGGTTAAGATCGAGCATTGTGCAGGATTCAACAGAAG CCAAACAGACAAGTAGTACGCAAGATGCAGAAGAGAGAGCGATGATTTCTCTGATTCAGAAGCAGCGTAGGCAGCGGGTTCGGGAGGTGCGCCGTCTGGCGAAGAGCAAGATTGCACTAGAGCACCATATctgggaaagggaggaagaagaggacagGACAGGAGCCAATACAATATCTGATCGGTTCTCAGGGTGCACTAGCCTGAGTAATAGCACACTTACAGACTCTGAGCGCCCCCCAGTGGGCAGTGAGGCGGACACTGCTGATTCAATATCAGAGCCTCATTCACCAGAACTGCAGTACAGGCCTCATCACAG cCCTGTGCTACCCAAACCTCAGAAGACATTCAAATCAAaatatgaaagagaaagagaaggaaccCTGCAAGAACATAAAAGTTTAATTTTACCTTCTGTGGGGACTTGGATATTTGAGCTTGAGGACGAGGAGTACCTTTGCTTTTTGGAGCTTTTCCTAAGCTATGTATTGGAGAAGGACAGCCTGGACATGGAGGCACAATCTTCACTTCCCTTGCTCAGTAGCTTTTCTTCATGTCTGCATGACCGTGAGCTTCACTCTGATGCTTTTGACGTACTGACCGCACTCAAAAGACGGCAGGCTGGTAGAAAAAAAGGTGTGCGGCTTCCTGTGTTCCGTGCGGGAAGGTGCTTTGACATGCTTCCTGAGACTCCTGAGCCACTGCCCTCTATAGGTCCTCCATCTGTATTCAGTGAGACTCACACAGCTCAAACCAGCACAGGTGCTTTGCCACTTCCCGGAAAACAGCCAGGTTTGTTTGGCCTTCGGCGACAGAGTGGGACACCACAGGGGAAGAATGTTCTAACCTCGGAATCCAGTCCTATTCGAAACTTCCCAGTCATACCTCAAATGGAGCACTGGCCCTTTAAGACAATCTCCTGCTCAGAAGTGGACCTTCAGCTGGAGCTGGACTCCAAATTGGAGGCCCAGTTTCCCCAGCTGGCCAGGCTGCTGGAATGGATGCTGCGCTGGGCAGACAGAAGTGTCTTGCTCACTCATTCCAGCAGGAAGAAGACAGGGTGCACTGTTGAGCCAGTGGTTATTAGAGCTAAAGCCTCGGCTCCTGCAGTGCTTTCCGCTTTGAGGCTGCTGGAGCAGAGATACACCAAAGCCCTAGTGAGAACTGACAAGAACTATACTCAGATTAGG gtCCCAGAGAGAGAAGTTCAATCCACTGTGGTTCCAGTTCTACCAGTTGAATTTGAATGGAAGCGTGAGAGAGAAAGCAGCGTGGACACTGGCTATCCTTCTGCTTCAGCAGGGACTCCCATCACCCTGCCTGATCTGGACCCCCAGCATGGACACACTTCTGA GGTGTGTGAGGTTGAGGAGCTTCAGGTTGAGCAAAGTGTTGACCTGGCGATAAAAGAACGAAATGGTAGACGAGTGAATAAACCCCTCCAAATGGCTGAATTGGACA GTGACAGAAGTGCCCAAGAAGAGTCTTTACTTAGGCCAAATATTTCAGTACAGATCAGGACAAAGTCCAAACCCTGTAGACCCATAGACCAG CCTTTAACTCTGGCAGATTTGGAATATTCCAAGACATCCACTGACTCCTGTGAATCACA CTCAAAGGATATTGGCACATTGGATATTGAACCTACAGAATCAAGAAAGGAACCATCAAATAG TCCTGTACATGATACTCCTGAGCCTGAGCCGGTTCAGCAGAGAATGCAGCAGCTCCCCTCTGTTTCAAAGCCATCAGCTGAACTGGGGAATGTAAGCTGTTCTCAGAGTGTCCAGAATGGAGAACAGATTCACCCTGAGCCAATCAGACAGCTGCTTCAGGATGAGCTTTTCCGATTAGTACAA TTACAGCAAATCAACTTTATGAGTCTTATGCAAGTGGTGGGAGCCTCCTTTGCCAACTTGCCCCTCTCCAATGTCAACTCGCATATTTCACAGCTCAGTGTTCCTGTAACACAGGCTTCACAACTTGCACAACCACAAACTCAACCCATTGTGGCTCAGTGCTCAGGTTCCCCTCCCCATGACACCCAAAACAAAAGATTAGAGAATAAGATAGACACTGTCTCTGAGCTACAGTCCAGGAAACCCAGAGCTGCAGATCAACAAGGTGTGGAAGCAGATCTTGTACTGAATACCCATGAAGAAACGAGTAGACTACGCCTACAG GATCTCCAACAGCTGAACATTTCTACTGAATGGTCACAGAATAGCCAGGAAGAAAGAAGTCATTTTATTCCTCCCTATCAAGGACTTCTTACCACAAGGGATAATCAAGCTCCACTGCAGGCACCCCAGCAGAATCGTCCCTTTGTAAAGGCTGTTCCGATTATACAGGGGCTCAAGCTTTTCCACTTGCCCCCTCCTCAGTCTTCTCCTGGCCCAGTGAGAGAGGCCTGGGCTCCAAATCAGCATAAGCCTACCATGTATAGGAAATCTGAAAACTGTAAGAAGCCAACTGTGCAACCCCCACGATGGAATCAGAATCAAGACAGCACACAAACTCAAGCTTACACTTTATTAggcagagggaaagaaagaaaagcagtcAGACTGCCTCCTGCTCCCAATGTGGCAGTGGCAGATACGGGGCTCCCACTGCTGCATTTACCCTCCAACATCCAGATGAGATCCATTCAGCTTCCCAAGGTCCTTCTGTCTGCTCCCATAAGGCTACACACCGCAGGAACTGTTACCACAAGAAACTTTCCAGAACCACAGTTACTCCATGTTGAGCCTGAGCCCTCTTGTACT GGTTTAAGATACAGCAGACCTCCTCGGCCCACTCCTCGCCTAATCCCCCTGGAGGTGCTGATGGCCTGGAGAGCAGAAAgaacacaggaagtgaacaCTAAGCTTCAACTCCTCAAGGCAGACACAGCCACAAAGAGCAAAGTCACTTTCACGCCCTCCAGCAAAAG GCTTAAAAGGAGagatgataaaaagaaagaggcAAAGGTTGTGTATTTCAGACCAGATGAATCTCTAATCCCTCCATCTCAG aaGCCTGAAGAGGATAGATCTACTCCTGCTGATGGCTTTGTCATTCCTTTAG GTTCCTTTGAGTCAACATTGACTGGTCAGAGGCTGCTGGCTGAAGCTCAGGCCACATCAGCAGAGCTTCATGCTTTTGCAGCAATGCACAAACGACCTCCTGAAATCCAGGATGCCTGCACCAACACAGACCCCC CCTCACCTCACAGCACCAGTGATAAAGCCATTTCAGCCCAGCTTCTTCAGTCTCCTGGTTCTTCATCAC GTCCTGGACATGTGGACATTCCTGTTGCTCCGACTGTTCCCCCTGATGTGTTCTTAAATGTTTGCTCCTCTGAGCAAACAGAGGGCACCGGTCACACCGTGCCAAAAGCCCATACG AGTGCTCATGGCCAGGAGTCAATCAGTGTGATCGTTCCGGAGGATGGCTCTACTTTACAGGGCCTGCCTTCTTCCCGAACCTCTGTCCAAAGCCAATCCTGTTCTCCACCTACATTTGCTCACCTTCATCTTCTAGCAGCTTCTGTGACCAACACTGAGATCAGAACAGAAGAGCACACCACTGACTCACCAG GTTTTTCAGTAACATTCACTCCTCCTGCACTTGTGCTCTCAGTGCCAGAACCCAGCGTAGATCCAGTCACTGTAAAGGTGCTGAGTGAATTTGGGATACAACAGAAGGCCATACCAGGGGGCCATTTGAAACAGGGTGCGTTTTCTCGCAGCCAGGTCTCAGCTCGTCTCTCTGAAATGGACGCTCAACTGGCAGCTCTCCAGAGTATCGCTGACCACATGGACAGAGAATTTGCCAACACCAGGCTG CTGGTAAATGAAATAGATGCTCTAACACCTGTTGTGGTGGTCAGTGAGGAAGAGGATTCTTATTCCAGCATGCTGAGAGTTTCAAAGGAAG CAAAGAGACGCACGACTCGAGGGAACATGGCTGAAGAGGAAGAAGTGCAGGATGAAAGACTGTTTTTGTCTTCTACCCCAAATCGTCTTGTTCTTCCAAGTCAAAGGGGGCACTTGTCTCTCTTCCCAGATTCACTGTCCATCCAGTACCCGTTCCACCATGACCACGTTACTCCTGCAG tgaaaTTGGAGCAGCCTCTCGAGGATGTGAGCCAAG aattgaCTGAATCACTGATGGAGGATTCAGGCCT GTTagatgaaaacattttaaatctgacGGGACTGAGCGATGTTGCAGACATCTTGGGAGATTTAGTGAAACAAGGGgcactctcacattcagcagTCCATCGCTCTCCCTCGGTGAGCAAAATGAGaag GAGCAAGACAGAGGAGCAGCAGAAGAGAAGCATGatagaggaggagaggaaggagcTGAGGACTTGGATGAGGAGGAAGCAGCGAGAGCGACTGGTCGAGTACCACAGACaaaggaaggaaaagagagagagggagcgtgTTCCCTTCACTCCTCCTAATCCTCAG aGTCTTTCCTCTAGAGACCTGGCAAACAAGAGGAAAGTTAAAGAAGAGAGGGACAA AGCGGTTCTTCAAGAGCATCACTCACAGAGAGCACAGGAGGCCTACGAGCTGATCACAGACATGCTTACTACCCCTCTTGCCCTCCCTGCTCCTACCAACAGCACCAACAAAACCCAAGACTCCCGGCCTGG GAGTCGGACCCAGTTGAAAGGGCCTCTTAGGAAAAGCCCTAAGAGCGAAAAGGGAAGAGCACGTTCGGTTTCAACGTTTGGGAAGACTGTGGTACTGCAGAAGAGGGGTGCATCAGCTCCACCTGGGATGCTAAGCAGCAAATATGGACTCCATAGGCCTG TGAGTTCACTTCCTGGTGACCGACTGTCCCAGGTCACACGGCGAGGCATGCTGACAGATCTGAGAGGTAGATCGCGGGTGAAGACAACCATCCAGC GCTCCAAATCTGCTTTAAATAAATCCCCAATGGAGCAGAAGACTATAAAAAGAGAGGCATCCTGGTTAGAGGACAACGAGGAAAGGGACGTTGTGAGTCCTTGGGACGTTCCTCTCGAGATCCGTAGAATTCTTAGTCTGGAAAGCCGAGCCAAAGAACAG GGCTTGATGGAGAACGAAGACGACAGGCTGGATGCCCTTTCAGAAAGCACCGGCAGCATTTTGAGTAAGATGGACTGGGCAGCCATTGAAAGGATAGCAGCTGAAGATGAAGACATCTGA